The DNA sequence CCAGTCCTATATATTTTTTCCGGGACATAATTTTATCCACTCTCTATATCGCTATTTATGAAATACTCTGAGCACACTGAAAAACTAACTACATAAGGAATAGATTCTTCGCTTCGGCTGGATGATATTATTGTAGTACTGCTTTATCATTCTGAAGAAGCGGTGATAGAATTTGTTGCACATTGCAACTAAATACAAGCAGTTCAAGAATCTTGATTCTTGAAATTCCTAAACATAAACATTCAATGTAATTACTTCTTTACCACCTCATTGGGTGGTGTTATAACGCCTGTAATGGCAGACGCAGCGGCAACAGCGGGACTGCAAAGATATATCTCGCTTTTAGGATGGCCCATACGACCAACAAAATTACGGTTAGTCGTTGATAATGCCCGCTCTCCTTCTGCCAGAATTCCCATGTGCCCTCCCAGGCAGGGACCACATGTTGGAGTAGAAACTACTGCTTCAGCTTCAATAAATATCTCAATCAGATTCTCTTTTAATGCTTGTCTATAAATATCCTGGGTTGCTGGTATAATGATAAGTCGAATAGAGGGGTGTATCTTTTTCCCTTTGAGGATTTGAGCTGCTATGCGAAGGTCTGAAATCCTTCCATTAGTACAAGAACCTATAACCACCTGATCAATTTTAATCCCCGAGACATCTTCTACTGGTTTTGTATTTTCAGGCAAACTAGGAAGCGCTATCTGAGGTGAAATATCATTGGCATCAAATTCATACGTCCTCGTATATCCACAATCAGAATCGCTTTGATACATCGTGTATTTCTTCCCTACCCTACCTTTTATATAATCTTCTGTATTTTTATCAGGAGAGATAATCCCACTCTTTGCACCAGCTTCTATTGCCATATTGCATATAGAAAAACGATCATCCATAGACAAATGAGTAATGGCGCTACCGGTAAATTCCATTGCCTTATAAAGAGCACCGTCCACACCTATCTTCCCAATCGTATAAAGGATTAAGTCTTTCCCGGATGTCCAGCTTTTTGTCTGACCATGAAAAACAAACTTAATTGATTCAGGTACCTTCAACCACACCTTCCCTGTAGCAAAGCATGCGGCAAGATCAGTACTTCCAACCCCCGTGGAAAACGCCCCGAGTGCACCATATGTGCAAGTATGAGAATCG is a window from the Candidatus Jettenia sp. genome containing:
- the leuC gene encoding 3-isopropylmalate dehydratase large subunit is translated as MTITEKIIAAHSNLKEVHPGQFVYANVDICLGNDITAPIAIEEFEKTGIKKVFDPEKIVLVPDHFTPNKDIKSAQQSKSLREFSVEHNLKHYFEIGRMGIEHALLPEKGIVAPGDLVIGADSHTCTYGALGAFSTGVGSTDLAACFATGKVWLKVPESIKFVFHGQTKSWTSGKDLILYTIGKIGVDGALYKAMEFTGSAITHLSMDDRFSICNMAIEAGAKSGIISPDKNTEDYIKGRVGKKYTMYQSDSDCGYTRTYEFDANDISPQIALPSLPENTKPVEDVSGIKIDQVVIGSCTNGRISDLRIAAQILKGKKIHPSIRLIIIPATQDIYRQALKENLIEIFIEAEAVVSTPTCGPCLGGHMGILAEGERALSTTNRNFVGRMGHPKSEIYLCSPAVAAASAITGVITPPNEVVKK